A genome region from Cucumis sativus cultivar 9930 chromosome 4, Cucumber_9930_V3, whole genome shotgun sequence includes the following:
- the LOC101203976 gene encoding pyrroline-5-carboxylate reductase gives MEVLPISIDAYRLGFIGAGKMAESIAKGIVQSGLLPPSRISTAVHSNPSRRIAFESFGVRVLPKNDNVVEESDVVILSVKPQVVKNVVLKLRPLLSGKKLLVSVAAGVKLKDLQDWAGHNRFIRVMPNTPAAVGEAASVMSLGEGAIKEDGQLVAKLFGSVGKIWEAEEKYFDAVTGLSGSGPAYIFLAIEALADGGVAAGLPRELAMGLASQTVLGAASMVTKTGKHPGQLKDDVTSPGGTTIAGIHELEKGGLRGMFMNAVVAAAKRGQELSPK, from the exons ATGGAGGTTCTTCCCATTTCAATTGATGCATATAGATTAGGGTTCATCGGAGCTGGAAAAATGGCTGAAAGTATAGCTAAGGGCATTGTCCAATCTGGTCTTTTGCCTCCTTCTCGCATCTCCACGGCTGTTCACTCCAACCCTAGTCGCCGCATTGCCTTCGAATCCTTCGGCGTTAGAGTCCTTCCCAAGAACGATAAC GTGGTTGAAGAAAGTGATGTGGTCATTTTATCTGTTAAGCCTCAAGTTG TTAAGAATGTGGTGTTGAAGTTGAGGCCTCTACTCTCAGGGAAGAAGCTTTTGGTTTCAGTTGCTGCTGGGGTAAAACTGAAGGATCTACAG GATTGGGCAGGTCATAACCGATTCATTAGAGTTATGCCAAATACTCCCGCAGCTGTTGGTGAGGCTGCATCAG TTATGAGCTTGGGAGAAGGTGCCATAAAGGAGGATGGACAACTAGTAGCTAAATTATTTGGATCTGTGGGTAAGATATGGGAAGCTGAGgagaaatattttgatgcAGTCACTGGTTTGAG TGGAAGTGGTCCAGCATACATATTCCTAGCAATCGAAGCTTTGGCGGACGGAGGAGTTGCTGCAGGTCTACCACGAGAACTTGCAATGGGTCTAGCTTCTCAAACT GTATTAGGTGCAGCCTCCATGGTGACCAAAACTGGGAAGCATCCAGGACAGCTCAAAGATGATGTTACATCACCTGGTGGGACTACCATTGCTGGTATACATGAACTAGAGAAGGGAGGACTCCGTGGCATGTTTATGAACGCCGTCGTTGCTGCTGCTAAGCGTGGTCAAGAACTTTCTCCGAAGTAG